The following proteins are co-located in the Carassius gibelio isolate Cgi1373 ecotype wild population from Czech Republic chromosome A9, carGib1.2-hapl.c, whole genome shotgun sequence genome:
- the LOC128020127 gene encoding protein ITPRID2 isoform X3, with product MNSTGSGKSSTTVSSVSELLDLYEEDPEEILYNLGFGREEPDIASKIPSRFFNSSSSAKGIDIKVYLGAQIQRMELENPNYALTSRFRQTEVLATVANVFSEIYSQVSGRPMERIGSSDIETKTQSPLNRNNSALNAVKILKRNITKPNLLASVMEGAAKQPSASDDDNAEGANSDVGAGLMDTEHKLQQKVFRKKDSSLATVTEEAQQSISADASLNGNVPKPTLMNGAHSTETPALDKDMSLSPVMVSISRVSDTSDFKELEHQEIMTSTPDKEVTNLLPNPLIAHLLSQPRDSFEMEELQSNEDEALPGPGGMSQPGNERFLRTTSQQSDSSGFAEDPSTDALGNHLKVQESSDSCDSETTVTSHAGEVRTPIALEFPNFERLQGEEAHPQSKRGTFSGTNREITSLQIPNPNSDNISPNGPLLSPDYDRASIVESNFTTVQEPTTDSTEVDSSRLLDPATDSNLDVQHEGNICQPGLGIDLESSLDLHPSSGPESSDLPASLDFEQCHASTQRRQMDPQTAPQRSSSMDEEHPGRVWVRDKNLLSESLERNPLRRSSSLPTSPLSPARVVTSMRIQLGKGSVKHCTPPSYSYRYDEENHSVQEVDSIMEKDEEDHAGGRSELLNSAPAGESKMDWGTPPNLLNVPQHLTRSSSSLYSVPADWLQRPLGEGPNWSTNSVPNLSQFTGLAHPPPPPHGSFSSAQHGVASLYPTGVPHHTSFPQSRSSPYHQPLKSNTFTPPQGAPFTPPHNMHYSHYPHSVPFSPFHSPYNIPQGAPCSPSLNMHSSPYQPHVPLAQSHSALYRLGNNGSPHHPGVPYSHPYYPSPSYPCSFETPPAPVPAMGSTEMQLRRVLHDIRGTMQNLGQSSSVHGGDTPIDRISTPCSVQPLFEELQMRRRSLNVFRTQMMDLELALMRQQSMVYQHLSLDERREAEQLEALRMAVRQELQELELQLEDCLLSLNEQMRSSSQHSSLYRHHTGMHRGHSMESLSNSSALRAMEPVTDLLKEQLYLQSELGYEAASPRSGRSSRASSPGRFNRTLESCSPSPQRGSFYRATLNLTPTVPARPGMEVPRPVSPERMEQNMTPASLELSRDEDEMSLDGHGSRTTEDCSPTEWRSRSGGNGDLQHLIQEIKESIAHEIRQEIVNELLAAVTPRRSPLPARKPPV from the exons gtcGGTTCCGTCAAACAGAAGTTCTGGCCACGGTGGCAAACGTCTTCTCTGAGATCTACTCCCAGGTGTCTGGAAGACCCATGGAGAGAATCGGTAGCAGCGACATAGAGACTAAAACCCAGTCTCCGTTAAACAGGAATAATTCTGCTTTAAATGCAGTCAAGATTCTAAAACGGAACATTACGAAACCGAACCTGCTGGCCTCTGTCATGGAAGGAGCAGCCAAACAGCCTTCAGCGTCTGACGATGACAACGCAGAGGGTGCAAACTCTGACGTAGGGGCCGGACTGATGGATACGGAGCACAAACTCCAGCAGAAAGTCTTTAGAAAAAAAGATTCCTCTCTGGCCACAGTGACTGAGGAGGCCCAACAAAGTATCTCAGCAGACGCTTCACTCAATGGAAACGTCCCAAAACCTACGTTAATGAATGGTGCCCACTCTACTGAGACACCAGCTCTAGATAAAGACATGTCACTTTCTCCGGTCATGGTGAGCATCAGTCGGGTGTCTGACACGAGTGACTTCAAGGAACTTGAACACCAGGAGATCATGACTTCCACCCCAGATAAAGAAGTGACCAACCTGCTACCCAACCCGCTCATAGCCCACCTACTCAGCCAGCCCAGAGACTCATTTGAGATGGAGGAG TTGCAGAGCAATGAGGATGAAGCTCTTCCTGGTCCTGGTGGCATGTCTCAACCTGGCAACG AGAGGTTTTTGAGGACTACCAGCCAGCAGTCTGACAGCAGCGGGTTTGCAGAAGACCCATCCACAGACGCTTTGGGTAATCACCTGAAG GTGCAAGAAAGCTCAGACAGCTGTGACAGCGAAACCACAGTGACATCGCATGCAGGAGAAGTCCGCACACCCATAGCATTGGAGTTCCCCAACTTTGAGAGATTGCAGGGTGAGGAAGCCCATCCTCAGTCCAAGAGAGGCACGTTTAGTGGAACAAACCGTGAGATCACCAGCCTCCAGATTCCCAATCCAAACTCTGACAACATTAGCCCCAATGGTCCGCTACTTTCTCCTGACTATGATAGGGCTTCCATAGTTGAGTCCAATTTCACTACAGTCCAAGAACCCACCACAGACTCTACAGAAGTGGATTCGAGTAGATTGCTAGATCCTGCAACAGATTCCAACTTGGATGTCCAACATGAAGGCAACATATGCCAGCCTGGTTTAGGCATCGATCTAGAATCCTCTCTGGATTTACATCCATCCTCTGGGCCAGAGTCTTCAGATCTCCCAGCGTCTTTGGATTTTGAGCAATGCCACGCTTCAACTCAAAGAAGACAAATGGACCCTCAAACAGCCCCTCAGAGGTCATCTTCTATGGATGAGGAACATCCTGGACGAGTATGGGTGAGGGACAAGAACTTGCTGAGTGAAAGCTTGGAGAGGAATCCTTTAAGGAGATCCAGCTCCCTCCCAACCTCACCGCTCAGCCCAGCACGAGTGGTCACCTCCATGCGGATCCAACTTGGAAAGGGTTCGGTCAAGCACTGTACCCCACCCTCATACTCGTACCGCTACGATGAGGAGAATCACAGTGTCCAAGAAGTGGATTCCATTATGGAAAAAGACGAAGAAGATCATGCTGGTGGCCGCTCTGAGCTTTTGAACTCTGCTCCAGCAGGTGAATCAAAGATGGACTGGGGAACGCCACCAAATCTTCTCAATGTACCCCAGCATCTGACTCGCTCTTCCAGCTCGCTTTATAGCGTCCCTGCAGACTGGCTCCAAAGGCCCTTGGGTGAAGGGCCAAATTGGAGCACAAATAGCGTCCCAAACCTTAGTCAATTTACGGGCCTGGCccaccctcctcctcctcctcatggTTCCTTCTCCTCTGCCCAACATGGAGTGGCCTCCTTGTACCCTACTGGAGTTCCCCACCACACTTCTTTCCCACAATCGCGGAGTTCACCTTATCATCAACCACTTAAGAGCAATACATTTACTCCACCACAGGGGGCACCATTTACACCCCCGCACAATATGCATTATTCTCATTATCCTCACAGTGTGCCTTTCAGCCCATTCCATTCACCTTATAATATTCCTCAGGGAGCTCCCTGCAGCCCCTCATTGAACATGCACAGCAGCCCGTACCAACCTCACGTCCCTCTCGCGCAATCCCACAGTGCCCTCTATAGACTGGGCAACAACGGTTCTCCTCATCACCCTGGTGTCCCCTACAGTCATCCATACTATCCATCTCCCTCGTACCCTTGCTCTTTTGAGACGCCTCCTGCACCTGTCCCTGCGATGGGCAGCACAGAGATGCAGCTCAGAAGGGTCCTGCATGACATTCGTGGGACAATGCAGAACCTTGGTCAG AGCTCATCCGTGCATGGAGGGGACACACCCATTGACAGGATCAGCACACCGTGCTCTGTCCAACCACTTTTTGAG GAGCTCCAGATGCGACGCAGGAGTCTGAATGTCTTCAGGACTCAGATGATGGATCTGGAGCTGGCTCTCATGAGACAGCAGTCTATGGTCTACCAGCATCTCAGTCTAGATGAGAG GCGGGAGGCAGAACAGCTTGAAGCACTGCGGATGGCAGTCAGGCAGGAGCTGCAGGAGTTGGAGCTGCAGTTGGAAGATTGTCTGCTCTCCCTGAATGAACAGATGCGCAGCAGCTCGCAGCACAGCAGCCTCTACCGCCACCACACG GGAATGCACAGAGGTCACAGCATGGAAAGCCTGTCTAATTCTTCAGCACTGCGGGCCATGGAGCCG GTGACGGACCTCCTGAAGGAGCAGTTGTACCTTCAGTCTGAACTGGGATATGAGGCTGCCTCACCCAGGTCAGGCCGCTCGTCGAGGGCGTCCAGTCCTGGAAGATTCAACCGAACGCTTGAGTCTTGCTCTCCTTCCCCGCAGCGAGGCAGCTTTTACCGGGCAACCCTCAACCTCACACCCACGGTCCCTGCGAGGCCTGGAATGGAGGTTCCTCGGCCCGTTTCCCCAGAGAGGATGGAGCAGAACATGACGCCTGCTTCCTTGGAGTTGAGCAGAGATGAGGATGAGATGTCACTGGATGGTCACGGGAGCAGGACGACGGAGGACTGCAGTCCCACCGAATGGAGGAGTAGAAGTGGCGGGAATGGTGACTTGCAACATCTTATACAGGAG ATTAAAGAAAGTATCGCTCATGAAATCCGGCAGGAGATTGTGAACGAGCTTCTGGCTGCTGTGACGCCACGTAGATCTCCTCTCCCAGCCAGGAAGCCTCCTGTATAA